From Spirosoma aerolatum, one genomic window encodes:
- the tssD gene encoding type VI secretion system tube protein TssD — MAFEATLNIDGNPYNINWMMLEIGRKEDQRGKPASRPSWAMVICLDVMDDKTIKNWMIDPHMQKDGKVILSRIDESATFKEIEFKQSVCVSYSDFFMADMNYMNTRILITGGELVINKATLRVT, encoded by the coding sequence ATATTGACGGTAATCCCTACAACATCAACTGGATGATGCTGGAAATTGGCAGGAAGGAGGATCAGCGGGGTAAACCAGCTTCCCGACCTTCCTGGGCAATGGTGATTTGCCTGGATGTGATGGATGATAAAACCATTAAAAACTGGATGATTGATCCGCACATGCAGAAAGATGGAAAGGTTATCCTGAGCCGAATTGATGAATCGGCCACATTCAAGGAAATTGAATTCAAGCAGTCTGTTTGTGTCAGCTATTCAGATTTTTTTATGGCCGATATGAACTACATGAATACCCGAATATTGATAACGGGCGGAGAACTGGTTATTAATAAAGCGACCCTGCGCGTTACCTGA
- the tssD gene encoding type VI secretion system tube protein TssD, which produces MSFLATLTVEGKTFNVLQCQHTLSQKYDRGRPTSGVRGGSILLILDGSDEDLLGDWATGATTKKNGDITFNRTDQQSTLQKLEFEDAYATMYSEFMSAATLDHASISADVEDIVNTDIGPHDDDFKARLITNRRRLLHFVERTGSSYCTLIRLSAEKIKLDGIDHQNT; this is translated from the coding sequence ATGTCATTTCTAGCTACATTAACGGTTGAAGGAAAAACCTTCAATGTGTTGCAGTGCCAGCATACGCTTTCCCAAAAATATGATCGTGGTCGTCCGACTTCGGGGGTACGTGGGGGATCAATTTTACTGATTCTGGATGGCTCCGACGAAGACCTGCTGGGTGACTGGGCGACGGGGGCAACCACAAAAAAGAATGGTGATATCACCTTTAACCGCACCGACCAGCAATCAACCTTGCAAAAACTTGAGTTTGAGGATGCCTATGCTACGATGTATAGTGAATTTATGTCAGCAGCTACCCTTGATCATGCCAGTATATCGGCCGATGTGGAGGACATCGTCAATACGGATATTGGGCCGCATGATGATGATTTTAAGGCGCGATTAATTACAAATCGTAGACGGTTGTTACACTTCGTGGAACGAACAGGGAGCAGCTACTGTACATTGATCCGATTGTCGGCGGAGAAAATTAAGCTGGATGGTATCGACCATCAAAACACCTAG
- a CDS encoding type VI secretion system Vgr family protein — MAKQVVPHIELEGGKELKNVRSLSIEQDLFGHHQFSLSVPFEDLEDANELFFHESHKNVIGKTIQFSFEPLLEQGSFDFKFKGIITELALKNTSDTSNVFVLTGYGLTILLEDSRLRRSFLECGLSDIVDKVLSPYPSNLLKRSIKPKHSDSLRYVVQYDETAFEFLARLAAEYGEWCFYDGQQLIFGKPNDQKVDFNVDGMQTFAMSLRVKPAKFLFNRYDYLADETYQSHSKDQKVDGLGQWGDFTLDESEKIFSEESQVPLPKLVYAQKELDDVTKTQKAMEASRLVDFQGFGENPDVSVGTVISVKGTRITERGSSEENFGSYRVTYVSHTLDSSGNYSNTFRAVPDSVAYPPPNPSFRLPIGQPELAKVVDNEDPEKLGRVKVEFMWPGDSKESDWIRVAHPYTSDGEGMLFVPEIDAQVMIGYESNLAEYPYVMTSLYPKKDGVDYTYRDNIQKTIQTKAGNKISLYDKGGEEKIELTNVNKSDTRILLSFADDGKITIETQGVVHIEGKDIEVKAQNNITLEAQNNIELKATNEVKIEGTAKVGVKGAQVSAEADATAEVKANGQLSLQGTQTSLKGDAMVEVKGGVIMLN, encoded by the coding sequence ATGGCGAAACAGGTTGTCCCGCATATTGAACTCGAAGGCGGTAAAGAACTGAAAAACGTTCGATCGCTGAGCATTGAGCAGGACTTGTTTGGCCATCATCAGTTTAGCCTGTCAGTGCCATTCGAGGACCTGGAAGATGCCAACGAACTGTTTTTTCATGAGTCGCACAAAAATGTCATCGGCAAAACGATTCAGTTCTCGTTTGAACCACTGCTCGAACAAGGCTCCTTCGATTTCAAGTTTAAGGGAATCATTACCGAACTCGCGCTAAAGAATACCAGCGATACGTCCAATGTATTTGTTCTGACGGGCTATGGCTTAACTATTCTGCTGGAAGATAGTCGGTTACGTCGGTCATTTCTGGAATGTGGCTTATCCGATATTGTCGATAAAGTGCTGAGTCCATACCCCAGTAACCTACTCAAACGATCAATCAAACCGAAGCACTCCGACTCGCTACGGTACGTGGTTCAGTACGATGAAACCGCGTTTGAGTTTCTGGCGCGGCTGGCGGCTGAGTATGGTGAGTGGTGTTTCTACGACGGTCAGCAGTTGATTTTTGGCAAACCCAACGATCAGAAAGTGGATTTTAACGTCGACGGTATGCAGACGTTTGCCATGAGCCTGCGTGTGAAACCCGCCAAATTCCTTTTCAACCGCTACGACTATCTGGCCGACGAAACCTACCAGAGCCATTCCAAAGATCAGAAGGTGGATGGGCTGGGGCAGTGGGGCGACTTTACCCTTGATGAATCGGAGAAGATTTTCAGCGAGGAATCGCAGGTGCCGCTGCCCAAACTCGTGTATGCCCAAAAAGAACTGGACGATGTGACCAAAACGCAAAAGGCGATGGAAGCTAGCCGACTGGTCGATTTTCAGGGATTTGGCGAGAATCCTGATGTGTCGGTCGGTACGGTTATTTCGGTAAAAGGCACGCGCATAACCGAACGAGGTTCGTCGGAAGAAAACTTTGGTAGTTATCGGGTTACGTACGTATCGCATACTCTGGACAGTAGCGGCAACTATTCCAATACATTTCGGGCCGTTCCCGATTCAGTGGCGTATCCACCACCCAACCCATCGTTTCGGTTACCCATCGGACAGCCCGAACTGGCCAAAGTTGTTGATAATGAAGACCCTGAAAAGCTGGGCCGGGTAAAGGTGGAGTTCATGTGGCCAGGCGATAGTAAGGAATCAGACTGGATTCGGGTAGCACACCCCTACACATCCGATGGCGAAGGCATGTTGTTCGTGCCGGAAATCGATGCACAGGTTATGATTGGGTATGAGTCGAACCTGGCCGAGTATCCCTACGTAATGACTAGTCTGTATCCGAAAAAAGATGGGGTAGACTATACGTACCGCGACAATATTCAGAAAACTATACAAACGAAGGCTGGCAACAAGATTAGCCTTTACGATAAGGGTGGCGAAGAAAAAATTGAACTGACCAACGTTAACAAGAGCGACACCCGTATTCTGCTCTCCTTCGCCGATGACGGAAAAATTACTATCGAAACGCAGGGCGTTGTTCATATTGAGGGAAAAGACATTGAAGTAAAAGCGCAGAACAATATTACCCTCGAAGCGCAGAACAATATCGAACTGAAAGCCACCAACGAAGTCAAGATTGAGGGGACGGCTAAGGTCGGGGTCAAAGGCGCTCAGGTTAGTGCCGAAGCCGATGCTACGGCCGAAGTCAAGGCCAACGGTCAACTCTCGCTTCAGGGAACGCAAACCTCACTCAAAGGCGATGCGATGGTTGAGGTAAAGGGCGGTGTTATCATGCTGAACTAA
- a CDS encoding DUF3592 domain-containing protein, translating to MGYLITFLVGAGLLILSVSKFSKAINLIQSGHRVMAVVDRLEKEKSKKGYTYRPIFKYQTMNGQEVLHSYMFAASPPDWDVGEKATIVYQASDPENPVVLTYFGAFGWAVIWLAVAVPLLIVGGGYFLAQLYLKSYFL from the coding sequence ATGGGTTATTTAATCACATTTTTGGTTGGCGCTGGCCTGCTCATCCTCTCTGTATCAAAGTTTTCCAAAGCAATTAACCTCATTCAGTCGGGCCATCGGGTTATGGCTGTTGTGGACAGGCTTGAAAAAGAAAAATCAAAAAAAGGATACACCTACCGGCCCATTTTTAAATACCAAACCATGAATGGTCAGGAAGTTTTGCATTCCTATATGTTTGCTGCTTCGCCCCCCGATTGGGATGTAGGCGAAAAAGCAACGATTGTTTATCAGGCCAGTGATCCCGAAAATCCGGTTGTTCTAACGTATTTTGGCGCCTTCGGCTGGGCGGTTATCTGGTTGGCTGTAGCGGTACCGCTCCTGATTGTTGGTGGTGGTTATTTCTTAGCGCAGCTGTATCTGAAATCGTATTTTCTGTAA
- a CDS encoding DUF3500 domain-containing protein, producing MKRLLLLTCWLLLGRISFAQSSSILIDATNRFLATLSTDELAKTQYAFNDSLRFKWTNLPVGLVPRPGIQYGSLSDKSRMAFHRVLSAILSSQGYLKTTSIMQLDDILNTLYQQAFDSGQIDQKMLKMMQDLKWSHGNYYISVWGKPQASEPWGLNFGGHHIALNLTCDGRHVSMSPYFIGTDPSEVKSAKYAGWRVLSKEEDYGFMLINALNDTQKKVAILQQKIPGDIITSPQSNQRITSYYGIAASQFTNDQKDLLKLLIQEYTHNFEHQKAHQLFNKILKSGIDKVYFAWIGNQEANKPHYYIINGPDFLIEYDNVGFQNDGNHIHAILREKGSEFGEDLLKQHYLQSHK from the coding sequence ATGAAACGCTTACTTCTCCTGACCTGCTGGCTGTTGCTGGGGAGGATCAGCTTCGCTCAATCCAGCAGTATACTCATTGACGCTACAAATCGGTTTCTGGCTACACTCAGCACCGACGAACTAGCCAAAACTCAATACGCCTTCAACGACAGTCTTCGGTTCAAATGGACCAACCTGCCCGTAGGTCTGGTGCCCCGGCCAGGTATTCAATACGGCTCTCTATCCGACAAAAGCCGCATGGCGTTTCACCGGGTACTATCAGCGATATTGAGTTCGCAGGGCTATCTGAAAACGACCAGCATCATGCAACTGGACGATATTCTGAATACGCTTTACCAACAGGCGTTTGATAGTGGCCAAATCGACCAGAAAATGCTTAAAATGATGCAGGACCTCAAATGGTCGCATGGCAACTACTATATTTCTGTATGGGGTAAACCGCAAGCCAGCGAACCGTGGGGATTAAACTTTGGCGGCCATCATATAGCTCTGAATCTCACCTGCGACGGTCGCCATGTGTCGATGTCGCCCTATTTCATTGGCACCGATCCCTCAGAAGTCAAATCAGCGAAGTATGCCGGATGGCGGGTGCTCAGTAAGGAAGAAGATTACGGCTTTATGCTGATCAATGCGCTGAACGACACGCAGAAGAAAGTGGCGATTCTCCAACAGAAAATACCGGGCGATATTATTACCAGCCCGCAGAGTAACCAGCGCATTACCAGTTATTATGGCATTGCTGCCAGCCAGTTTACCAATGACCAGAAAGATTTACTGAAACTGCTCATTCAGGAATATACCCATAACTTCGAGCATCAGAAAGCCCATCAGCTTTTCAATAAAATTCTCAAATCGGGCATCGACAAGGTCTACTTTGCCTGGATCGGTAATCAGGAAGCTAACAAACCGCATTACTACATTATCAACGGCCCTGATTTTCTAATCGAATATGACAATGTGGGTTTTCAGAACGATGGCAACCATATTCACGCTATTCTGCGCGAAAAAGGCAGCGAATTCGGCGAAGATTTATTGAAGCAGCACTATTTGCAGAGTCATAAGTAA
- a CDS encoding TssN family type VI secretion system protein yields MPNLASVKRFPGILYGIVIGLLLGAISYAGTLESANFQQYYILVQALALGIGILHVWLSPRFAPNLVRTFGLGFMTTLFILLAGIGFALLLYAQTGYLGSRWPFVSSLLPFLIPFLVVQAYQYFIQIPPADYKKWYYPINGDMPDLDLLDLSKILVIQFEFFKTPADTNYTNFKAKAPVAMSLGDLFLVFINDYNERTPNSPIQYTDASGRPYGWVFTKKTAWWQRPVYFDPALDFSQNQLVDNATIIALRAA; encoded by the coding sequence ATGCCCAATTTAGCTTCCGTAAAACGATTTCCAGGAATTCTTTACGGCATAGTGATTGGCCTGCTGCTGGGGGCAATTAGTTATGCCGGTACGCTAGAGAGTGCTAATTTTCAGCAATATTACATTCTGGTCCAGGCGCTTGCACTGGGCATTGGTATCCTGCATGTGTGGTTAAGCCCCCGCTTTGCGCCCAATCTGGTTAGGACGTTTGGACTCGGGTTCATGACAACCCTGTTCATTCTGCTGGCAGGTATCGGTTTTGCCCTCCTACTCTATGCGCAAACGGGCTATCTGGGCAGCCGTTGGCCATTCGTTTCCAGTCTGTTACCATTTCTTATTCCATTTTTAGTCGTTCAGGCCTATCAGTATTTCATTCAGATACCTCCTGCCGATTACAAAAAATGGTACTATCCGATCAATGGCGATATGCCCGATCTGGATCTGCTTGACCTGTCGAAGATTTTAGTGATTCAGTTTGAGTTCTTTAAAACTCCAGCCGATACGAACTACACTAATTTTAAAGCCAAAGCCCCGGTAGCCATGTCGCTGGGCGATTTGTTTCTGGTGTTTATCAACGATTATAACGAACGCACACCCAACAGTCCTATTCAGTATACCGATGCATCTGGTCGGCCTTATGGGTGGGTATTTACGAAAAAAACAGCCTGGTGGCAACGTCCGGTCTATTTCGACCCGGCACTCGATTTTTCGCAGAACCAGTTGGTTGATAATGCCACGATTATTGCCCTGCGAGCAGCCTGA
- a CDS encoding SdiA-regulated domain-containing protein, with product MNRLIIGLLLLLASCGPSSKKTDKPEAETLEAPFKLPYELGKPVENYTLPKELKEISGLTYFKDDKLLCVQDEEAVVYVFDTKKGKIASDYGFGGYGDFEGIEYVNDEVYVLESNGNLFRFKPESTQIGRTKTDLPEKTEVEGLGYDPKTKRLLIAVKQGKGSADKAVYSFDLLNKAVFRDMSLNDEQLKAAGIDPETYKPSGIAVHPVTGDWYILTSAGKRLVITSRQAKIKYSEPLDPKLFRQPEGICFAPNGDLYIASEGDGKKGYILKFAYSR from the coding sequence ATGAATCGTCTGATTATCGGACTGTTGCTTCTGCTGGCTAGTTGCGGCCCCTCCTCAAAAAAGACTGATAAACCTGAGGCTGAAACGCTCGAAGCGCCTTTCAAACTCCCCTATGAACTCGGCAAACCTGTTGAAAATTACACGCTTCCTAAAGAACTAAAGGAAATATCGGGACTGACGTATTTTAAAGACGATAAATTGCTGTGTGTACAGGATGAAGAAGCGGTCGTATACGTGTTCGATACGAAGAAAGGTAAGATAGCCAGCGACTATGGTTTCGGTGGATACGGTGATTTTGAGGGCATCGAATACGTGAACGATGAAGTGTATGTCCTTGAGAGCAACGGCAATCTGTTTCGCTTCAAACCAGAATCGACGCAAATAGGCCGGACAAAAACGGATTTGCCCGAAAAAACTGAAGTTGAAGGTCTTGGCTATGACCCTAAAACGAAACGCTTGCTGATTGCGGTTAAACAGGGAAAAGGATCTGCCGATAAAGCTGTCTATTCGTTCGACCTATTGAATAAAGCGGTATTTAGGGATATGAGCCTCAATGATGAACAGCTTAAAGCAGCTGGCATCGATCCTGAAACCTACAAACCATCCGGTATTGCCGTTCACCCTGTGACGGGCGACTGGTATATTCTTACGTCGGCTGGCAAACGATTGGTCATTACCAGCCGTCAGGCAAAAATCAAATACTCCGAGCCGCTTGATCCCAAATTGTTTCGTCAGCCCGAAGGCATCTGTTTTGCGCCCAATGGCGATCTGTATATTGCCAGCGAAGGCGATGGCAAGAAAGGCTATATCCTCAAATTTGCTTACAGTCGGTGA
- a CDS encoding bifunctional 5,10-methylenetetrahydrofolate dehydrogenase/5,10-methenyltetrahydrofolate cyclohydrolase: MQLLDGKLLSAQIKKEIAAEVAQIREQGGKIPHLVAILVGNNGASETYVASKMKNCEEVGMHSTLIRFDPSVSEAELLDKVREVNENPDMDGLIVQLPLPDHINPDRVMETISPAKDVDGFHPINIGRMAKGLPAYISATPQGVLEMIKRYNIETSGKHCVVVGRSQIVGLPMSILMQRNTYPGNCTVTLTHSRTKNLAEICRSADILVAALGKPEFVTADMVKEGAVVIDVGLERVPDASKKSGFALKGDVKFDEVAPKTSFITPVPGGVGLMTICSLMQNTLKAARGEIY, translated from the coding sequence ATGCAACTGTTAGACGGTAAGCTCCTGTCTGCTCAAATAAAGAAGGAAATTGCGGCTGAGGTCGCGCAGATTCGCGAGCAGGGGGGCAAAATTCCTCATCTGGTAGCTATTTTGGTTGGCAACAACGGCGCTTCAGAAACCTACGTAGCCTCGAAGATGAAAAACTGCGAGGAAGTTGGGATGCACTCAACGCTGATTCGGTTCGATCCTTCGGTTTCAGAAGCCGAATTGCTGGATAAAGTTCGCGAGGTGAATGAAAACCCGGATATGGATGGCCTGATCGTGCAACTCCCCCTTCCCGATCACATCAATCCCGACCGGGTTATGGAAACCATTAGTCCGGCCAAAGATGTAGATGGTTTTCACCCCATCAATATTGGGCGTATGGCGAAGGGCTTACCCGCTTATATTTCAGCGACTCCACAGGGTGTTCTGGAGATGATCAAACGCTATAACATTGAAACGTCGGGCAAACATTGTGTTGTGGTTGGGCGAAGTCAGATTGTAGGGCTTCCCATGTCGATTCTGATGCAACGAAACACCTACCCTGGCAACTGTACCGTTACGCTTACACATAGCCGTACTAAAAATCTGGCCGAAATCTGCCGCTCGGCCGACATTCTGGTAGCTGCCCTCGGTAAACCCGAGTTTGTGACGGCCGACATGGTTAAAGAAGGTGCTGTGGTGATCGATGTAGGCCTGGAGCGTGTGCCAGACGCTAGTAAGAAAAGCGGTTTTGCTCTGAAAGGCGACGTGAAATTTGACGAAGTCGCTCCGAAAACAAGCTTCATCACGCCCGTTCCGGGTGGAGTCGGTTTGATGACGATATGTTCGCTGATGCAAAACACATTGAAAGCTGCGCGAGGAGAAATCTATTAA
- a CDS encoding DUF2723 domain-containing protein, with the protein MQSFKRLNTLTGWFVFVVALITYAMTVERTASFWDCGEFIACSFKLQVPHPPGAPFFLLLGRLFSMLSFGNLTNVAYWVNMASVLASAFTIAFLFWTITMLAQKIFGKAESEYTTSDTLLVLGAGAIGALAYTFSDTFWFSAVEAEVYGMSSFFTAIVVWAAFKWERIDDEAAANRWLILIAYLTGLSIGVHLLNLVTLPALALIYYFKKQPKPTFWGGVIAAGIGLVILGIINAGIIPGLPSMAFAVERLFVNSFGLPFNSGVIFFTVIFLGTITYGIIWSVRQRRAVLNTSLLALAFVLIGYASYMQVLVRADFNPPINENNPDDALNFLSYLKREQYGSRSLLYGPVFTSRPIDQKRGAPMWKKEANKYVIFDYQPEYVYAPGDEMLFPRVYSSQQNHPALYRQMLGLAEGQKPTMGDNLKFLFSYQLGHMWWRYLMWNFAGRESDEEGAGYLLPWSSDNGAPDLLKTNKARDNFYMLPFALGLFGIAFQYFRRRRDFLIVGLLFLFTGIALQVFLNSPPTEPRERDYIYVGSFYFFAIWLGLGVMAIAEGIRNTLKSDMARNGLVVGLCLLVPVMMGAKSWDNHNRDHRYQSVDFAKNLLNSCAPNAILFTGGDNDTFPLWYVQEVEGFRRDVRVCNLSLLGTEWYIQQMKRKTYESDALPISLEFDNFNKGKNDIVPFYEMAGVKNGIDLKQYISLIKTNNPAIQVPLTSGDMTSILPSSVLFLPIDKAAVDQANFVPANLRPLMKDTLQWTIGKKDLYKPDLIMLDMIATNNWKRPIYFSSTLASDNYLSLKNYMQLEGYAYRLMPVAIPGATDGYVNSDIMYTNMLKKTFWRDFDNPNTYYDETYKGPPVISARIAFFRLADQLMREGKKDKAREVLDYSLRVIPDKSIPYDQISSNYVRFLFEVGDTKKALDIAETMAVRADQNLTYDKSGNGNRFGSPDSDLYILQTIVEACKDAKQTAAANKYEAIFQKHINAFG; encoded by the coding sequence ATGCAATCATTTAAACGCCTGAACACCCTGACAGGCTGGTTCGTATTTGTTGTTGCCCTGATTACCTATGCAATGACAGTTGAGCGAACAGCTAGTTTCTGGGATTGTGGCGAATTCATTGCGTGTTCATTTAAGCTTCAGGTACCTCACCCACCTGGCGCTCCGTTTTTCCTGTTGTTAGGACGGTTGTTTTCAATGTTGTCGTTTGGCAACCTGACTAATGTGGCCTATTGGGTCAATATGGCGTCGGTACTGGCCAGTGCATTTACCATCGCTTTTCTGTTCTGGACCATTACGATGCTGGCCCAGAAAATATTTGGGAAGGCTGAAAGTGAATACACCACAAGCGACACGCTGTTGGTTCTGGGTGCAGGTGCCATTGGGGCGCTGGCCTATACTTTTTCCGACACGTTCTGGTTCTCGGCGGTTGAAGCGGAGGTATACGGGATGTCGTCGTTTTTTACGGCCATTGTTGTATGGGCTGCGTTCAAATGGGAGCGTATCGACGATGAAGCAGCCGCTAATCGCTGGCTTATTCTTATCGCCTATCTGACGGGCTTATCGATCGGGGTCCACTTATTGAACCTGGTAACGTTGCCTGCTCTGGCGTTGATTTATTACTTCAAAAAACAACCGAAACCAACATTCTGGGGTGGCGTAATTGCGGCCGGTATTGGGTTGGTTATACTGGGGATTATAAATGCCGGTATTATTCCTGGCCTGCCCAGTATGGCGTTTGCCGTAGAGCGGCTATTTGTCAACTCGTTTGGCCTCCCCTTCAACTCAGGGGTTATTTTCTTTACCGTGATATTCCTAGGCACTATTACGTATGGAATCATCTGGTCAGTACGGCAGCGTCGCGCTGTCTTGAATACCTCTCTGTTGGCACTGGCGTTCGTACTGATTGGTTATGCATCGTACATGCAGGTGCTGGTGCGGGCCGATTTTAACCCACCTATCAACGAAAACAACCCCGATGATGCCCTGAACTTCCTTTCGTACCTGAAACGGGAGCAGTACGGCAGTCGGTCGCTTCTGTATGGACCCGTCTTCACATCGCGTCCTATTGATCAGAAGCGTGGCGCACCGATGTGGAAAAAAGAAGCAAATAAGTACGTTATTTTCGACTATCAGCCTGAATACGTATATGCTCCGGGCGACGAAATGCTGTTCCCACGGGTATATAGCAGTCAGCAGAACCACCCGGCTCTCTATCGCCAGATGCTGGGGTTGGCCGAAGGACAGAAGCCGACTATGGGCGACAACCTGAAGTTTCTGTTTAGCTATCAGTTGGGACACATGTGGTGGCGTTACCTGATGTGGAACTTTGCTGGGCGGGAGAGCGATGAAGAAGGGGCTGGTTATCTGCTACCCTGGTCGTCGGACAACGGTGCTCCTGATCTGTTGAAGACCAATAAAGCCCGCGATAATTTCTACATGTTACCGTTTGCTTTGGGTTTGTTTGGCATTGCGTTCCAATATTTCCGTCGGCGTCGTGATTTCCTGATTGTCGGCTTGCTGTTTCTGTTTACGGGTATTGCCCTACAGGTCTTCCTGAACTCGCCACCCACTGAGCCTCGCGAGCGCGATTACATCTATGTAGGGTCGTTCTATTTCTTTGCGATCTGGCTCGGCCTGGGCGTAATGGCGATAGCTGAAGGTATACGCAATACACTGAAATCCGATATGGCCCGAAATGGTCTGGTTGTTGGCCTATGTTTGTTGGTGCCTGTTATGATGGGGGCTAAAAGCTGGGATAACCATAACCGTGATCACCGGTACCAGTCGGTCGATTTCGCTAAAAATCTGCTGAATTCATGTGCGCCCAATGCTATTCTGTTTACAGGTGGCGATAACGATACCTTCCCGCTCTGGTACGTTCAGGAGGTAGAAGGCTTCCGGCGTGATGTACGGGTGTGTAACCTGAGTTTATTGGGCACGGAATGGTATATCCAGCAAATGAAACGCAAAACGTATGAGTCAGATGCGTTACCGATTTCCCTGGAGTTCGATAACTTCAATAAGGGCAAAAACGACATTGTGCCCTTCTATGAAATGGCGGGTGTGAAAAATGGTATTGATCTGAAGCAATATATCAGCCTGATCAAAACGAACAATCCTGCCATCCAGGTGCCGCTAACCAGTGGCGACATGACCAGCATTCTGCCGTCGTCGGTGTTATTCCTGCCCATCGACAAAGCGGCTGTTGATCAGGCTAATTTCGTTCCAGCCAATCTCCGTCCGTTGATGAAAGATACCTTGCAGTGGACCATCGGTAAAAAGGATCTATACAAGCCAGATCTGATCATGCTCGATATGATTGCGACCAACAACTGGAAACGACCTATCTATTTCTCTAGCACGTTGGCCAGTGATAACTACCTGAGCCTGAAAAATTACATGCAATTGGAAGGCTATGCCTATCGACTGATGCCGGTAGCTATTCCGGGTGCAACGGATGGGTATGTGAACTCCGATATCATGTACACCAACATGCTGAAGAAAACCTTCTGGCGTGATTTTGATAATCCGAACACGTATTACGACGAAACGTATAAAGGACCGCCGGTTATCTCGGCCCGGATTGCCTTCTTCCGACTGGCTGATCAACTGATGCGCGAAGGCAAAAAAGACAAGGCTCGTGAAGTGCTCGACTATTCGCTACGGGTGATTCCGGATAAGAGTATCCCGTACGACCAGATTTCGTCAAACTATGTGCGATTCCTGTTTGAAGTAGGAGATACCAAGAAAGCCCTTGACATTGCCGAAACAATGGCTGTTCGTGCCGACCAGAATCTGACTTACGATAAGAGTGGTAACGGAAACCGCTTTGGTAGTCCTGACTCCGATCTGTATATTCTGCAAACGATTGTCGAAGCCTGTAAGGATGCCAAACAAACGGCTGCGGCCAACAAATACGAAGCGATCTTCCAGAAGCATATCAACGCCTTCGGTTGA
- a CDS encoding winged helix DNA-binding domain-containing protein: MQLSDVAHYRLHNQQIAQPTHTTINELVRWMGAMQAQDAHMVKWAIGVRSPGMTESQVAAALDAGELIRTHLLRPTWHIVAAEDIHWLLALSAPHVKASIRSRLKELEITTDVLTTCYTILEKALSKQVHLTRPELMLEFQQAGIPTDNNRSSHLMLLAELDGIVCNGMTRGSQLTYTLLQERVPRPQPLQREEALAKLARTYFSSHGPATLSDFVWWSGLPITDARRALMAIQSDVVSENVGPQTYWFDASRYVLPSIDDSLYLLPAFDEYTISYKDRSAALSADAHQMAISANGIFSPIIVYNGAVIGLWKRTLKKDKVILEPSFFEKPTSSILNLFEKACVDFGRFLIRKPELAYEQNSPEV, from the coding sequence ATGCAGTTGTCCGACGTAGCCCACTACCGATTACATAACCAGCAGATCGCCCAACCAACTCATACAACGATCAACGAACTGGTTCGCTGGATGGGTGCTATGCAGGCGCAGGATGCTCACATGGTGAAATGGGCCATTGGTGTCAGGTCTCCCGGTATGACCGAGAGTCAGGTTGCAGCCGCATTGGATGCAGGAGAATTGATTCGAACTCACTTACTTCGGCCGACCTGGCATATTGTAGCCGCCGAAGATATTCACTGGTTACTGGCTCTGTCTGCTCCGCATGTGAAAGCGTCTATCCGATCAAGGCTTAAGGAACTGGAAATCACAACCGACGTTTTGACGACATGCTATACCATTCTTGAAAAAGCCTTATCGAAGCAGGTTCATCTGACTCGCCCGGAGTTGATGCTTGAATTCCAACAGGCAGGTATACCAACCGATAATAACCGATCGTCACATCTGATGCTACTCGCCGAACTCGATGGCATCGTTTGCAATGGAATGACCAGAGGAAGTCAGCTAACCTATACGCTACTTCAGGAGCGTGTGCCCAGGCCCCAGCCCCTACAACGGGAAGAAGCGCTGGCAAAGCTGGCTCGCACCTACTTCTCCAGCCATGGGCCAGCTACGTTGTCCGATTTTGTCTGGTGGTCGGGCCTACCCATTACAGACGCCCGGCGTGCCCTGATGGCAATTCAATCGGACGTTGTTTCGGAAAACGTCGGCCCTCAAACCTACTGGTTCGATGCCTCACGATATGTCCTGCCATCTATTGACGATTCCCTGTATTTATTGCCCGCTTTCGATGAATACACGATCAGCTATAAAGACCGAAGTGCTGCTCTTTCTGCCGATGCTCATCAGATGGCGATTTCAGCCAATGGGATATTCAGCCCAATTATTGTTTATAATGGGGCGGTCATTGGCCTTTGGAAACGAACCTTAAAAAAGGACAAAGTGATTCTTGAACCCAGCTTTTTTGAAAAGCCAACATCGTCGATTCTGAACCTGTTTGAAAAAGCCTGTGTCGATTTTGGCCGGTTCCTTATTCGAAAGCCTGAACTAGCCTACGAACAAAACAGCCCGGAAGTGTGA